The following are from one region of the Aspergillus luchuensis IFO 4308 DNA, chromosome 4, nearly complete sequence genome:
- a CDS encoding bZIP transcription factor (COG:S;~EggNog:ENOG410PT8P;~InterPro:IPR020844,IPR004827,IPR021833;~PFAM:PF11905;~antiSMASH:Cluster_4.12;~go_function: GO:0003700 - DNA-binding transcription factor activity [Evidence IEA];~go_process: GO:0006355 - regulation of transcription, DNA-templated [Evidence IEA];~go_process: GO:0007623 - circadian rhythm [Evidence IEA]) — translation MSPQTRAIQHTESVGEKKRKPVRRDPEKRRQQNIQAQRRYREKLRERLGRLEALAESAGQTSAIESTPASGIQPSGAITAPGLPIASSTIVPKTLPLYDALDVSVPCTSGATLSNCQELIPISDGSPPTLYTSDSTTTPYLYSDESPSTLSVWDPPSCVNPSLLVRDKPSDSLELYWTTTIDCGCTSPHFRIQTDGPDLLGRNEVRVFRFSANTNTADPYTNSLRIDRVCTIAAILDLVRHLGITEEGLCADQSPSPFFRPSAVMADDTARSNLIRTVQETFKTLKPDLRPSQEQITIEHHPIIDILPFRTLRRNLITGQHDIDEDEFFEDMLSGLVCWGGAGIGKRDRQVSTGYASTGTPWDVRSWEGKMWFLKKYWALLGGEDGELVRQSEWWRSIRGDESEQENMWLA, via the exons ATGTCACCTCAAACCCGAGCAATCCAACATACCGAAAGTGTGGGGGAGAAAAAACGAAAACCTGTGCGCCGTGACCCTGAGAAAAGGCGGCAACAGAACATTCAAGCCCAACGCAGATACC GAGAAAAGCTCCGTGAGCGCTTAGGTCGTCTCGAAGCGCTGGCAGAGTCTGCGGGACAGACCTCGGCCATTGAAAGCACCCCGGCTTCGGGCATACAACCAAGTGGGGCGATCACAGCGCCTGGCCTACCCATCGCTTCAAGTACTATCGTTCCAAAAACCCTTCCACTCTATGATGCTTTGGATGTATCGGTTCCGTGTACATCTGGGGCGACCCTTAGTAATTGCCAGGAACTTATCCCAATCTCAGATGGGAGTCCGCCGACATTATACACATCAGACTCCACTACAACACCCTATCTGTATTCTGATGAATCTCCCTCAACACTAAGTGTATGGGATCCTCCATCATGTGTGaatccttctcttctcgttCGCGATAAGCCCAGTGATAGCCTGGAGCTGTACTGGACAACCACCATTGACTGCGGCTGTACCAGTCCGCATTTCCGAATACAGACAGACGGTCCAGACCTTCTCGGCCGTAATGAAGTCAGGGTATTCAGGTTCAGCGCCAATACAAATACAGCCGATCCATATACCAATAGTCTCCGAATCGATAGAGTTTGTACCATCGCCGCAATTCTGGATCTTGTTAGGCATTTAGGCATTACGGAGGAAGGGTTATGTGCTGATCAATCTCCCTCGCCATTCTTCCGGCCCAGCGCAGTGATGGCAGACGATACAGCCAGGAGCAATTTGATTCGCACTGTACAAGAAACATTCAAGACTCTAAAGCCAGATCTGAGGCCATCTCAAGAACAAATCACTATCGAGCACCATCCGATCATAGACATTCTACCTTTCCGAACGCTACGGAGAAACCTCATCACTGGCCAGCACGATATAGATGAGGATGAGTTCTTCGAAGATATGCTTTCTGGCTTAGTATGCTGGGGAGGTGCTGGCATTGGGAAGAGGGATCGGCAAGTCTCCACTGGGTATGCATCGACAGGTACGCCGTGGGATGTCCGTagttgggagggaaagatgTGGTTTTTGAAGAAGTATTGGGCGCTTttgggtggtgaagatggtgaacTCGTACGACAAAGTGAATGGTGGCGCAGTATCAGGGGAGACGAAAGTGAGCAGGAGAATATGTGGTTAGCATAG